CGAGGAGCTTCCGGCATTGCCACGGCGGTCGCCGGCTTTGGCCAGGGCGGCCCCACCCTGCAAATCCTCAATGGGGGGGTACGCCTCCCGGATAACGCGCCTCTTATCACGGAATAATCCATGTCCAGCAAATCCCCGGCTTTCTCTCGCCCCCTCTGGGTCGTCGCCCTATGGGGCGCCTTCAATACGGCCTATGGGGCAGATGCGGCTCCCCTGCCCGGGGCCGGCTCCATTCTTCAGGAAATCAAACCGCCCGCCCCAGCCGCCCCCCCTGCCCGAGCTCCGGAGTTAAATTATCCGAGCCACCAGGTCGCTCCCTCCCAGGACACCACCCTGTTCTCTGTGGAGAAAATCGAGTTTTCCGGCAATACCCTGTTTTCCAGCCAAATCCTGCATTCCCTGGTGGCTGACGGGGAAGGCAAGAAGTTGAATCTGGCGAGTCTGCAAGAGATCGCGGCCCGGATTACGGAGTACTACCGCCAGCAGGGCTACCCCCTTTCCCGGGCCTACATTCCGCCCCAGTCCATTAGCCAGGGGGTGGTGACCATCAAGGTGCTTGAGGTCAAATACGGGGAGGTCCACCTGCAAAACTCCAGCCGGGTGGATAACTCCCTCGTCAATGCCACCCTGGCGCCCCTGGGCAATGGGGAGGCCATTCAGAGTCAAACCCTGGACCGAGCCCTGTTGCTCCTATCCGACCTACCGGAACTCCAGGTAGGCGCCACCCTGAAACCCGGACGGAACGTGGGCAGCTCGGACCTGGAGGTGGAAGCCCTCCCGAGAACCACCAGCTACGCCAATCTGAATCTGGACAACTACGGTAACCGCTACATCGGCCGAACCCGCTTGACTGGCACGGGTTACCTACTCAATCCCCTGCGCCACGGGGACACCCTGACCGCTTCCGCCATCACCACCGGGGAAGGCATGAATTACGGCCGCCTGGGCTACGACATCACCCTGAATGGCCAAGGCACTCGCCTGGGGGGAAGCTATTCCACCCTGTATTACAAGCTCAGCGGCACGGCCAGCGCCCTGGACGCCCACGGCACGGCGGATATCACCAGCCTATGGGTTAAACACCCCCTGATTCGGGGCAAACAATTCAACCTCTACGGCCAGGTTGAATTCGATGCCAAGCAACTGCGGGACCACGTGGATACCAGCCAGACCAAGACGGATCGGAAGCTGGCTAACTGGGTGCTGAGTCTGAACGGGGACCATCGGGACGGGCTGCTGGGAGGAGGTGTCAATGTCTGGAGCCTGGGATGGACCTCCGGCCAGGTTAGCTTTGACAATCGGGAAGCCAAATCGGCGGACGCTCAAACCGCCAAATCCTCCGGAGGCTTCGCCAAAGTTAACGGCAATTTCTCCCGGCTCCAGGGGCTCACCGCCAAGGACTCCCTCTACCTGAATCTGTCCTTTCAATGGGCCAATGAAAACCTGGATTCTGGGGAAAAAATGTCCGTCGGCGGTCCTTACAATGTGCGCGCCTACGATATTGGCGCCGTTTCAGGAGACAGCGGCTACCTGGGCACCCTGGAATACCATCGGGACCTGGGCAATATGGGGGGCGGCAATCTGCAAGGCGTCGCCTTCCTGGATAGCGCCCACGTCAACGTGAATCGCCACCCCTGGACCGCCAGCAGTAATAGCGCCACCCTATCCGGGGCAGGCCTGGGGGCCAACTGGAACGGGCCGGACCTGTG
This sequence is a window from Azospira inquinata. Protein-coding genes within it:
- a CDS encoding ShlB/FhaC/HecB family hemolysin secretion/activation protein; protein product: MSSKSPAFSRPLWVVALWGAFNTAYGADAAPLPGAGSILQEIKPPAPAAPPARAPELNYPSHQVAPSQDTTLFSVEKIEFSGNTLFSSQILHSLVADGEGKKLNLASLQEIAARITEYYRQQGYPLSRAYIPPQSISQGVVTIKVLEVKYGEVHLQNSSRVDNSLVNATLAPLGNGEAIQSQTLDRALLLLSDLPELQVGATLKPGRNVGSSDLEVEALPRTTSYANLNLDNYGNRYIGRTRLTGTGYLLNPLRHGDTLTASAITTGEGMNYGRLGYDITLNGQGTRLGGSYSTLYYKLSGTASALDAHGTADITSLWVKHPLIRGKQFNLYGQVEFDAKQLRDHVDTSQTKTDRKLANWVLSLNGDHRDGLLGGGVNVWSLGWTSGQVSFDNREAKSADAQTAKSSGGFAKVNGNFSRLQGLTAKDSLYLNLSFQWANENLDSGEKMSVGGPYNVRAYDIGAVSGDSGYLGTLEYHRDLGNMGGGNLQGVAFLDSAHVNVNRHPWTASSNSATLSGAGLGANWNGPDLWRVSVYVASRIGAQPTLVTKPSQFTGWLVINKAF